One Arcobacter arenosus DNA window includes the following coding sequences:
- a CDS encoding flavodoxin family protein, translated as MRVKIIDCTEKQHKDVEKIVNFISDYLQKNNVNYTKLTLKELQFAQCTECRCCTQKKSDEPVKCVLKDDLNDELDNIEAANRYIILADRNNLFSKNKVHEKFSQRLVAYYYWPYGQVQSTLRRVAQAKSSILINYNTTKYFMNHSFYTSKHYMEHTSASIGAKVIDWQAITPKKDIIKSYEKRLIEMIDKLLHSFVQRAS; from the coding sequence ATGAGAGTTAAAATTATTGACTGTACGGAAAAACAACATAAAGATGTTGAAAAAATTGTAAATTTTATAAGTGATTATTTACAAAAAAACAATGTCAATTACACAAAATTAACTTTAAAAGAGTTACAATTTGCTCAATGTACTGAATGTAGATGCTGTACACAGAAAAAAAGTGATGAACCTGTAAAGTGTGTTTTAAAAGATGACTTAAATGATGAACTAGATAATATTGAAGCTGCAAATAGATATATAATCTTAGCAGATAGAAATAATCTATTCTCAAAAAATAAGGTTCATGAAAAATTCTCCCAAAGACTAGTTGCATATTACTATTGGCCATATGGGCAAGTGCAATCTACATTAAGAAGAGTAGCTCAAGCAAAAAGCTCTATTTTGATAAATTATAATACTACAAAATATTTTATGAATCATAGTTTTTATACCTCTAAACACTACATGGAACATACTTCTGCCTCAATAGGAGCAAAAGTTATCGACTGGCAAGCAATAACTCCAAAAAAAGATATTATCAAAAGCTATGAAAAAAGATTAATTGAGATGATAGATAAACTTTTACACTCTTTTGTACAAAGAGCCTCTTAA
- a CDS encoding NADH-quinone oxidoreductase subunit M, translating to MEHILSILIFFPAFAAFVGFLVKNDSIRMYGIVVTALEFVLSIFLWANFDTSVAGMQFNETLPIISSYGINYLVGIDGISLFLVIMTTFMTMIAVIGLTEKRNLKHMIITVLFLEMTMVGVFLALDAIIFYMFWELSLVPMLYIVGAWGGQLRIYAAIKFFLYTFIGSLVMLIGMLYLGYVYFQTTGNWSFSILDWNMLILPFDMQTWLFIAFFCGFAIKVPMFPFHTWLPYAHGQAPTIGSVILAAVLLKMGTYGFVRFSLPLFPDASVYFTYPMAALALIAIVYTAMVAYAQEDMKQVIAYSSVSHMGVIILGIFALNVEGIGGSIFLMISHGIVSGALFMLVGVIYDRRHTKMIKDFGGLASVMPRYATIFGIMLMASVGLPLTIGFVGEFLSLLGFFKVSPVLTIIAGLTIILGAVYMLVMYKKSFFGPIVHEENKNLEDVKGRELAALIPLVALVVILGVYPKPILKPVDTSVSALVEVMQLKAVNPTTKTRLMESNSIQGGEK from the coding sequence ATGGAACACATTTTATCAATTTTAATATTTTTTCCAGCATTTGCAGCATTTGTGGGGTTTTTAGTTAAAAATGACTCTATTAGAATGTATGGTATTGTTGTTACTGCATTAGAATTTGTTTTAAGTATTTTTCTTTGGGCAAATTTTGATACAAGTGTAGCTGGAATGCAGTTTAATGAAACCTTACCAATAATAAGTTCATATGGTATTAATTATTTAGTGGGTATTGATGGAATTTCACTATTTTTAGTGATTATGACTACTTTTATGACTATGATTGCAGTTATTGGATTAACTGAAAAAAGAAATCTAAAACATATGATTATCACAGTATTGTTCTTAGAAATGACTATGGTCGGAGTATTTTTAGCTTTAGATGCAATCATTTTCTATATGTTCTGGGAATTATCTTTAGTACCAATGCTTTATATTGTTGGAGCATGGGGTGGACAACTTAGAATTTACGCAGCTATAAAATTTTTCTTATATACCTTTATTGGTTCATTGGTGATGCTAATTGGTATGTTATACCTAGGATATGTATATTTCCAAACAACAGGAAACTGGAGCTTTAGTATTTTAGATTGGAATATGCTTATTTTACCATTTGATATGCAAACTTGGTTATTTATTGCTTTCTTTTGTGGTTTTGCAATCAAAGTTCCAATGTTCCCATTTCATACATGGCTTCCATATGCTCACGGTCAAGCACCAACAATAGGTTCTGTAATCTTAGCCGCTGTTTTACTTAAAATGGGTACTTATGGTTTTGTAAGATTTTCATTACCACTATTCCCTGATGCTTCGGTTTATTTTACATATCCAATGGCGGCTTTAGCTCTTATTGCAATTGTTTACACAGCAATGGTAGCTTATGCCCAAGAGGATATGAAACAAGTTATTGCTTACTCATCAGTTTCACATATGGGTGTTATTATTTTAGGTATTTTTGCTCTAAATGTAGAAGGGATTGGTGGTTCAATCTTCTTAATGATTTCTCATGGTATTGTATCAGGAGCCCTGTTCATGCTTGTTGGAGTAATATATGATAGACGACATACAAAAATGATAAAAGATTTTGGAGGATTAGCTTCTGTAATGCCAAGATATGCAACTATTTTTGGAATCATGTTAATGGCATCTGTTGGTCTTCCTTTAACTATTGGTTTTGTAGGTGAGTTTTTATCTTTACTTGGATTTTTTAAAGTATCTCCTGTATTAACAATTATTGCTGGACTAACAATTATTTTAGGTGCTGTTTATATGCTTGTAATGTATAAAAAATCTTTCTTTGGACCTATTGTTCATGAAGAAAATAAAAATCTTGAAGATGTAAAAGGGCGTGAATTAGCAGCATTAATTCCACTTGTTGCATTAGTTGTAATCTTAGGTGTTTATCCAAAACCTATTTTAAAACCTGTAGATACATCTGTGTCTGCCCTTGTTGAAGTTATGCAACTAAAAGCAGTAAATCCTACTACAAAGACTAGACTTATGGAGTCTAATAGTATTCAAGGAGGTGAAAAATGA
- the nuoK gene encoding NADH-quinone oxidoreductase subunit NuoK, with product MSLNAYLILSAVLFLIGMVGVIRRKNLLMLFFSTEIMLNAVNIGLAAISKFHGDLTGQMFAFFIVAIAASEVAIGLGLLILWYKKTGTINLDSLQSMKG from the coding sequence ATGAGTTTAAACGCATACCTTATACTTTCGGCTGTGTTATTTTTAATAGGTATGGTCGGTGTTATTAGAAGAAAAAATTTACTTATGTTATTTTTTTCTACTGAGATTATGTTAAATGCAGTGAATATTGGTCTTGCTGCAATATCAAAGTTTCATGGAGATTTAACAGGTCAAATGTTCGCCTTTTTTATTGTAGCAATTGCTGCAAGTGAGGTTGCAATAGGTCTTGGATTATTAATTCTTTGGTACAAGAAAACTGGTACTATTAATCTAGATAGTTTACAAAGTATGAAGGGCTAA
- a CDS encoding menaquinone biosynthesis family protein encodes MLKTISVAHSPDADDIFMYYAIKFGWVTAKDAKFENIADDIETLNQATLKGEYDVCAISFALYPLVKDDYALLKTAVSFGEGYGPKLIKKKGTKLKRNFKVALSGEFTTNALLFKIAYPEARITYMNFLDIEQAVLDGEVDAGVLIHESILTFNDELEVEREMWDIWVELSGGDLPLPLGGMCLRRSIPLHSAIDYENTLIKAVDVANKNRKVLAPMLLEKGLIRVDADTLDTYLDLYANDNSVELSEIQFKALDKLFELGYKHGYYENLIKAKDFLIPSEYEEFRAK; translated from the coding sequence ATCTTGAAAACAATAAGTGTTGCACATTCTCCTGATGCTGATGATATTTTTATGTATTATGCTATTAAGTTTGGTTGGGTTACTGCTAAAGATGCAAAATTTGAAAATATAGCTGATGATATTGAGACATTAAATCAAGCAACTTTAAAAGGTGAATATGATGTTTGTGCCATTTCTTTTGCCTTATATCCTTTAGTAAAGGATGATTATGCTTTACTTAAAACGGCTGTTTCTTTTGGGGAGGGTTACGGACCTAAACTAATTAAGAAAAAAGGTACAAAACTAAAAAGAAATTTTAAAGTTGCACTTAGTGGTGAGTTTACGACAAATGCACTTCTATTTAAAATAGCTTATCCTGAAGCTAGAATCACATATATGAACTTTTTAGATATCGAACAAGCTGTATTAGATGGAGAAGTTGACGCAGGTGTATTAATTCATGAGTCAATTCTAACTTTTAATGATGAACTTGAAGTAGAACGAGAGATGTGGGATATTTGGGTTGAACTTAGTGGAGGTGACTTACCATTACCATTAGGAGGTATGTGCTTAAGAAGATCAATTCCTCTTCATAGTGCAATTGATTATGAGAACACACTTATTAAAGCTGTTGATGTTGCAAATAAAAATAGAAAAGTTTTAGCTCCTATGTTACTTGAAAAAGGTTTAATTAGGGTAGATGCTGATACTTTAGATACATATTTAGATTTATATGCAAATGATAACTCTGTAGAGCTAAGTGAAATTCAATTTAAAGCATTAGACAAACTTTTTGAGCTTGGATATAAACATGGGTATTATGAAAATCTAATAAAAGCAAAAGATTTTTTAATTCCAAGTGAGTATGAGGAATTTAGAGCTAAATAA
- a CDS encoding NADH-quinone oxidoreductase subunit J: MFEIVAFYLFSILTIVMFSITVFTNNSLYALSSLAAGMIFISAFFFLLDADFLGAVQIVVYTGAVMALYAFGMMFFDSLSTVKEKVNNPRLIFLLTGISALIIVIIFVSPIIGNNIEAQYPVHPEWGNTQDVGIVLFTKYLIPFEVAAVMLLVAMIGGIILAGKRMDVSYSDLSEEEIDALENETLAKDNK, from the coding sequence ATGTTTGAGATAGTAGCTTTTTATCTATTTTCAATTTTAACAATTGTTATGTTCTCTATAACAGTTTTTACAAATAATTCACTGTATGCTTTAAGTTCTTTAGCTGCAGGGATGATTTTTATTTCAGCTTTCTTCTTTTTATTAGATGCTGATTTCTTGGGTGCAGTTCAAATTGTAGTTTATACAGGTGCTGTAATGGCTTTATATGCCTTTGGTATGATGTTCTTTGATTCACTTTCAACTGTAAAAGAGAAAGTTAATAATCCTAGATTGATATTTTTATTAACTGGAATTAGTGCTTTGATTATTGTAATAATCTTTGTAAGTCCAATTATTGGAAATAACATTGAAGCACAATATCCAGTTCATCCTGAATGGGGAAACACTCAAGATGTTGGTATTGTTTTATTTACTAAATATCTTATTCCTTTTGAAGTTGCAGCAGTTATGTTACTTGTTGCGATGATTGGTGGGATTATTTTGGCTGGTAAAAGAATGGATGTTTCTTATTCTGATTTAAGTGAAGAAGAGATTGATGCATTGGAAAATGAAACATTGGCAAAGGATAATAAATGA
- a CDS encoding UDP-N-acetylmuramate dehydrogenase: MKNFFEEIDFKKYSSIKIGPICEVLNINEIGDYDDYQIIGQANNILVSNDPPKFAKLGKAFEYIEQKDDKLYVGCAVKSGKLLSYAKKHDLANFEFLGRLPGNLGGLIKMNAGLKEWEIFNYIDSIKTKDGYIKKEGIQYGYRFTNINTIVYELVFNLSSGYSKEKSEMFKKMRDNQPHTPSAGSCFKNPEGDYAGRLIEQVGLKGLKKGDMSFSKVHANFLVNEGEGTFEDAMYLINEAKNRIKEQFNIEIQEEIIIF; the protein is encoded by the coding sequence ATGAAAAACTTCTTTGAAGAGATTGATTTTAAAAAATATAGTTCAATAAAAATAGGTCCCATTTGTGAAGTTTTAAACATAAATGAGATAGGTGATTATGATGATTATCAAATTATTGGACAAGCTAATAATATTTTAGTATCAAATGACCCACCAAAATTTGCAAAGCTTGGAAAAGCTTTTGAGTATATTGAACAAAAAGATGACAAACTTTATGTGGGTTGTGCAGTAAAATCAGGTAAACTTTTATCATATGCCAAAAAACATGATTTAGCTAATTTTGAGTTTTTAGGGAGACTTCCTGGTAATTTAGGGGGGCTTATAAAAATGAATGCAGGCTTAAAAGAATGGGAGATTTTTAATTATATAGATTCTATTAAGACAAAAGATGGTTATATAAAAAAAGAAGGTATTCAATATGGGTATAGATTTACAAATATCAATACTATAGTTTATGAGCTTGTATTTAATTTATCTTCTGGGTATTCAAAAGAAAAAAGTGAAATGTTTAAAAAAATGAGAGATAACCAACCCCACACTCCAAGTGCGGGAAGTTGTTTTAAAAATCCTGAAGGTGATTATGCTGGAAGATTGATAGAGCAGGTTGGTTTAAAAGGATTAAAAAAAGGTGATATGAGTTTCTCAAAGGTTCATGCGAATTTTTTAGTAAATGAGGGTGAAGGAACTTTTGAGGATGCAATGTATCTAATAAATGAAGCAAAAAATAGGATAAAAGAGCAGTTTAATATAGAAATTCAAGAAGAGATCATAATTTTTTAA
- the topA gene encoding type I DNA topoisomerase, protein MKNLVIVESPAKAKTISKFLGKDYKVMASMGHVRDLPKSKLGFDPENNFEPKYLISTDKKKVISDLKKEISKDTTIYLAADEDREGEAIAWHLIPALKIEKNPLKRIVFHEITKDAILEAINNPREVNQHLVDAQQARRILDRAVGYELSPLLWKKVRYGLSAGRVQSVAVRIIVDRENEIRAFVPEEYWRIKAEFINPSFDSLLAKIDGKNEKVENEQQAKAIESSINQGNFQLIDIEEKESTRNPAAPFTTSTLQQEASRKIGLSVKQTMVIAQQLYEGNVGNIPGHSGGLITYMRTDSLNLSKVATSKAKEVIENEYGKEYSLSKPRVYKSKAKGAQEAHEAIRPVNLALKPSEIKPYVDNAQFKLYDLIWKRTLATQMAPAKIANTTYKISAGKDKEFEFQTKGQRIIFAGFMKAYTEGSDNPEAALDSSEKILPTIKVGTILDLEKLDLEQNFTKPPARYTEASLVKKLESEGIGRPSTYAPTISTIQAREYVERTEDKKLAPTPTGEIVNSFLVDHFPEIVDLGFTAKVEEEFDEIADGKIAWQQVMNEFYGDFKKTINEKEESVNKEDYLQVREIGIDPKSGKPISARVGRFGPFVQIGTKDDEEKPKFVAIPDHLNMDTITLEEALFLFTLPRVVGQTNEGEDIKANIGRFGPYLQVKTKYYSLKTDDPYTIELPRALEVIQEIDEAKAKALIQDFAEDKIQILDGRYGPYIKQGRKNFKIPKGVDAQELTLEEVKEIISKDPKSKGSATKKTTAKKTTSRKKTTAKKTTTKKTDK, encoded by the coding sequence GTGAAGAATTTAGTAATAGTAGAGTCACCAGCAAAAGCAAAAACAATATCAAAGTTTTTAGGAAAAGACTATAAAGTAATGGCCTCAATGGGGCATGTAAGAGACCTTCCAAAGTCAAAATTAGGCTTTGATCCAGAAAACAATTTTGAACCAAAATATTTAATCTCAACTGATAAGAAAAAAGTTATCAGTGATTTAAAAAAAGAGATTTCAAAAGATACTACTATTTACCTAGCAGCCGATGAAGATAGAGAGGGAGAGGCTATTGCATGGCACCTAATTCCTGCACTAAAAATTGAAAAAAACCCACTTAAAAGAATTGTATTTCATGAAATTACAAAAGATGCTATTTTAGAAGCTATTAATAACCCAAGGGAAGTAAACCAACACTTAGTAGATGCTCAACAAGCAAGAAGAATTTTAGATAGAGCTGTTGGTTATGAACTTTCTCCATTACTTTGGAAAAAAGTAAGATATGGTCTTAGTGCAGGTAGAGTTCAATCTGTTGCTGTTAGAATTATTGTTGATAGAGAAAATGAGATTAGAGCCTTTGTTCCTGAAGAGTATTGGAGAATAAAAGCTGAGTTTATAAATCCATCTTTTGATTCATTATTGGCAAAAATAGATGGAAAAAATGAAAAAGTAGAAAATGAACAACAAGCAAAAGCGATAGAATCTTCAATAAATCAAGGTAATTTCCAATTAATAGATATTGAAGAGAAAGAAAGTACAAGAAATCCTGCTGCTCCATTTACAACTTCAACACTACAACAAGAGGCTAGTAGAAAGATTGGATTATCTGTAAAACAAACAATGGTAATTGCTCAACAATTATATGAAGGAAATGTTGGTAATATTCCAGGACATTCAGGTGGTTTAATCACATATATGAGAACTGACTCATTAAATCTTTCAAAAGTTGCTACAAGTAAGGCAAAAGAAGTTATAGAAAATGAGTATGGAAAAGAGTATTCTTTAAGTAAACCAAGAGTTTATAAATCAAAAGCAAAGGGAGCGCAAGAGGCTCACGAAGCAATTAGACCTGTAAATTTAGCTTTAAAACCAAGTGAAATAAAACCATATGTTGATAATGCACAATTTAAATTATATGATTTAATTTGGAAAAGAACTTTAGCAACACAAATGGCACCAGCAAAAATAGCAAACACCACTTATAAAATTAGTGCAGGAAAAGATAAAGAGTTTGAATTTCAAACAAAGGGACAAAGAATTATTTTTGCAGGTTTTATGAAAGCTTATACTGAAGGAAGTGATAATCCTGAAGCAGCCCTTGATAGTAGTGAAAAAATCTTGCCAACTATTAAAGTTGGGACAATTTTAGATTTAGAAAAACTAGATTTAGAACAAAATTTTACTAAACCGCCTGCTAGATATACTGAGGCTAGCTTGGTTAAAAAGTTAGAGAGTGAAGGGATTGGAAGACCATCAACTTATGCTCCAACTATTTCAACTATTCAAGCAAGGGAATATGTAGAACGAACAGAAGATAAAAAACTTGCACCAACACCAACAGGTGAGATAGTAAATAGTTTCTTAGTTGACCATTTTCCTGAGATTGTAGATTTAGGATTTACTGCAAAAGTTGAAGAGGAGTTTGATGAAATTGCTGATGGAAAAATAGCTTGGCAACAAGTTATGAATGAGTTTTATGGTGATTTCAAAAAAACAATAAATGAAAAAGAAGAGAGTGTTAATAAAGAAGATTATCTTCAAGTAAGAGAGATAGGAATTGATCCAAAATCTGGGAAACCAATAAGTGCAAGAGTTGGAAGATTTGGTCCATTTGTTCAAATTGGAACAAAAGATGATGAAGAAAAGCCAAAATTCGTTGCTATTCCTGATCATTTAAATATGGATACAATTACCCTTGAAGAGGCATTATTTTTATTTACTTTACCAAGAGTCGTTGGGCAAACTAATGAGGGTGAAGATATAAAAGCAAATATTGGAAGATTTGGTCCTTATTTACAGGTTAAAACAAAATATTATTCACTTAAAACTGATGATCCTTATACGATTGAATTACCTAGAGCTTTAGAAGTTATTCAAGAGATTGATGAAGCAAAAGCTAAGGCTTTAATCCAAGATTTTGCAGAAGATAAGATTCAGATTTTAGATGGAAGATATGGACCTTACATTAAGCAAGGAAGAAAAAATTTTAAAATTCCTAAAGGTGTTGATGCCCAAGAATTAACTTTAGAAGAAGTAAAAGAGATAATTTCTAAAGACCCAAAATCAAAGGGTAGTGCAACAAAAAAAACTACAGCAAAAAAAACCACTAGTAGAAAAAAAACTACAGCGAAAAAAACAACGACTAAAAAAACAGATAAATAA
- the nuoL gene encoding NADH-quinone oxidoreductase subunit L — protein MEKYLYIALFAPLLGSLIAACFSNRPKMLFTGIITSALLAVSMIASLILLQYVYSTEAIVHVRMLDWIQIGKLDIPFGFVVDQVSVVMMVVVTIVSTMVHIHSIGYMDHDKSFNRFFAWLSAFVFSMMILVMSDNFAGLFIGWEGVGLCSWGLIGFWYHVADREKSDDIYKSPFSTLSPFSSISPSFAANEAFITNRIADLGMLVGLFLIYWNLGSLQYDEVFANIRSLDTSIIVAIGIFLFIGAMGKSAQFPFNQWLANAMEGPTPVSALIHAATMVTAGVYLVIRANEIFVVVPEVGYFIACLGALVAIGAASMALVATNIKKIIAFSTLSQLGYMFVAAGLGAYWVALFHLATHAFFKSVLFLGAGNVMHALNDEINIKNMGGLHKHMKGTSIIMTVASVALAGIFPLSGFFSKDLILEVAFGHHSYILWAILWVTAGLTAFYSFRLVMYVFHGEENFKKFNYHPHETYPFVIAAMTPLAILAVIAGFFKGPFIEMVTKVLPELEIHVSNATLWILIVITLGIALGGIAFAVIKFRKDGTYFSEKFKNRLCYKVLANQYFMPHFIENVINKPYLALSKFSWKNIDLKIVDAIVDGIAKVIYKSGEASRPIQSGNLSTSLRLMVVGITVLLVLSVALGIAK, from the coding sequence ATGGAAAAATATTTATATATTGCGCTTTTTGCCCCTCTTTTAGGTTCTTTGATTGCTGCTTGTTTCTCAAACAGACCTAAAATGCTTTTTACTGGAATTATTACATCTGCTTTGCTTGCTGTTTCAATGATAGCTTCTTTAATATTGCTTCAATATGTTTATTCAACAGAAGCTATTGTTCATGTAAGAATGCTTGATTGGATACAAATAGGAAAATTAGATATTCCATTTGGTTTTGTTGTTGATCAAGTTAGTGTTGTGATGATGGTTGTTGTAACAATTGTTTCTACAATGGTTCATATCCATTCAATTGGTTATATGGATCATGACAAATCATTTAATAGATTTTTTGCATGGCTTTCAGCTTTCGTATTTTCAATGATGATTTTAGTAATGTCAGATAACTTTGCAGGATTATTTATTGGATGGGAAGGTGTTGGACTTTGTTCTTGGGGATTAATTGGATTTTGGTACCATGTTGCAGATAGGGAAAAATCAGATGATATTTACAAATCACCATTTTCAACTTTATCACCATTTTCATCAATAAGCCCTAGTTTTGCCGCAAATGAAGCTTTTATTACAAATAGAATTGCCGATTTAGGAATGTTAGTTGGATTATTTTTAATTTATTGGAATCTTGGAAGTTTACAATATGATGAAGTTTTTGCAAATATTAGAAGCTTAGATACTTCAATTATAGTTGCAATTGGAATTTTCCTTTTTATTGGTGCTATGGGTAAGTCAGCACAATTTCCATTTAACCAATGGCTTGCGAACGCTATGGAAGGACCAACTCCAGTTTCTGCACTAATTCACGCTGCAACAATGGTAACAGCAGGGGTTTATTTAGTAATTAGAGCAAATGAGATTTTTGTAGTTGTTCCAGAAGTTGGTTATTTTATTGCTTGTCTTGGAGCACTTGTCGCTATTGGTGCAGCTTCAATGGCACTTGTTGCTACTAATATTAAAAAAATCATTGCATTTTCAACACTATCTCAACTTGGATATATGTTTGTAGCTGCTGGACTTGGAGCTTATTGGGTAGCACTTTTCCATCTTGCTACTCATGCCTTCTTTAAATCGGTTCTATTCTTAGGAGCTGGTAATGTTATGCATGCTTTAAATGATGAGATAAATATTAAAAATATGGGTGGACTACATAAGCATATGAAAGGAACTTCAATTATTATGACAGTTGCTTCAGTAGCTTTAGCTGGTATCTTCCCACTTTCAGGTTTCTTCTCTAAAGACTTGATATTAGAGGTTGCTTTTGGACACCATTCATATATTTTATGGGCTATTTTATGGGTAACTGCTGGTTTAACTGCTTTTTATTCATTTAGACTTGTTATGTATGTATTCCATGGGGAAGAGAACTTCAAAAAATTCAATTATCATCCACATGAAACATATCCATTTGTAATTGCTGCTATGACTCCACTTGCTATTTTAGCTGTTATTGCAGGATTTTTTAAAGGACCATTTATTGAGATGGTTACAAAGGTTTTACCAGAACTTGAGATTCACGTAAGTAATGCAACTTTATGGATTTTGATTGTAATAACACTTGGAATTGCATTAGGCGGTATAGCTTTCGCTGTTATTAAATTTAGAAAAGATGGTACATATTTTAGTGAGAAATTTAAAAATAGACTTTGTTATAAAGTTTTAGCAAACCAATATTTTATGCCACACTTTATTGAGAATGTAATCAATAAACCATATTTGGCACTTTCTAAATTTTCATGGAAAAATATTGATCTTAAAATTGTTGATGCTATTGTTGATGGTATTGCAAAAGTTATATACAAAAGTGGTGAGGCAAGTAGGCCTATTCAAAGTGGAAATTTATCAACTTCATTAAGATTGATGGTTGTTGGTATTACTGTATTACTAGTGCTTAGTGTGGCACTTGGTATTGCAAAGTAA
- the nuoN gene encoding NADH-quinone oxidoreductase subunit NuoN, protein MINIPPVSIEFASLNFGTIVPMLVAIVGALVILIIDLVNRNLDKSLYIMLTVLFLIVDFGVLIGFSGNVRGFFDLMLVDGISILSQGVIVIASLLFIFTAMGKLRFQEYRYPEYFALYLFMIAGFQFMVSSDSLILIFVGLETASMSLYTIIAMHNRKNALEAAIKYFTMGALATAFFAFGSMIFYALTGTVELGLMSQILVESNFDNYPVMLIGVIFMLGALAFKISLVPFHVWVPDVYEGATAALAGFMSIVPKMAGFVVALRFFEIFIASGDRFVEIILYVIVVLSMTIPNIIALLQNDINRMLAYSSISNAGFAMAAILIGTTQATNALFLYWIMFLVTNLGGFTMLWLNRSKDYKFSSDHALEKYSGLIKSSPFTATMMGLFLLSLAGIPPFALFWGKMYLIGASVNAGYMLLALIMVINSAIAGYYYLKPIVYMFLKDPIEGNEVKYMANATTSIKTVIGFCAIITILSIFMVDPLLEIISYYVQTSGY, encoded by the coding sequence ATGATAAATATACCACCTGTATCAATTGAATTTGCTAGTTTAAATTTTGGAACAATAGTTCCTATGCTTGTTGCAATAGTTGGAGCACTTGTAATTTTAATCATTGATTTAGTTAATAGAAATTTAGATAAATCTTTATATATCATGTTAACAGTTTTATTTTTAATTGTTGACTTTGGGGTATTGATTGGCTTTTCTGGAAACGTAAGAGGCTTTTTTGATTTAATGCTTGTGGATGGTATCTCGATACTTTCTCAAGGTGTAATTGTAATTGCTTCACTTCTTTTTATCTTTACGGCAATGGGTAAATTAAGATTTCAAGAGTATAGATATCCTGAGTACTTTGCTTTATATTTATTTATGATTGCAGGGTTCCAATTTATGGTTAGTTCAGATTCTTTAATTTTAATCTTTGTAGGTCTTGAAACAGCTTCTATGTCTTTATATACAATTATTGCTATGCATAATAGAAAAAATGCTTTAGAAGCAGCTATTAAGTATTTTACAATGGGTGCTTTAGCAACTGCATTTTTTGCCTTTGGTTCAATGATTTTTTATGCTTTAACTGGAACTGTTGAGTTAGGACTTATGTCACAAATTTTAGTTGAATCAAATTTTGATAACTATCCTGTAATGTTAATTGGTGTTATCTTTATGTTAGGTGCTTTAGCCTTTAAAATATCACTAGTTCCATTTCATGTTTGGGTTCCTGATGTATATGAGGGAGCAACAGCAGCTTTAGCAGGATTTATGTCTATTGTTCCAAAAATGGCAGGTTTTGTTGTTGCCTTAAGATTTTTTGAGATATTTATAGCAAGTGGTGATAGATTTGTAGAGATTATTCTTTATGTTATTGTTGTATTATCAATGACTATTCCAAATATTATTGCACTACTTCAAAATGATATTAATAGAATGCTTGCATACTCTTCAATCTCAAATGCAGGGTTTGCAATGGCAGCAATTTTAATAGGAACTACACAAGCAACAAATGCACTATTTTTATATTGGATTATGTTCTTAGTTACAAACCTTGGTGGATTTACAATGCTTTGGTTAAATAGAAGTAAAGATTATAAATTCTCTTCAGACCATGCTTTGGAAAAATATTCAGGTCTTATAAAAAGTTCACCATTTACTGCAACAATGATGGGATTATTTTTATTATCATTAGCTGGTATTCCACCATTTGCACTTTTCTGGGGAAAAATGTATTTAATTGGAGCAAGTGTTAATGCTGGATATATGTTATTAGCACTTATTATGGTTATAAACTCTGCAATTGCAGGATACTATTATTTAAAACCAATTGTTTATATGTTCTTAAAAGACCCAATTGAAGGTAATGAAGTAAAATATATGGCAAATGCAACTACTTCAATTAAAACAGTAATTGGTTTTTGTGCAATAATTACAATTCTTTCAATTTTTATGGTTGACCCATTATTAGAGATTATTTCGTACTATGTACAAACTTCAGGATATTAG